One segment of Ureibacillus thermophilus DNA contains the following:
- a CDS encoding YggT family protein, giving the protein MDIVDIINFVFRIYTLMLIVYILMSWIPSSRDTAFGRFLEKFCEPYLGFFRKFIPPLGMIDFSPIIALLVLTFIEQGIYNLLYMLFY; this is encoded by the coding sequence ATGGATATTGTAGATATTATAAATTTTGTTTTCAGAATTTATACATTAATGTTAATCGTTTATATTTTAATGTCTTGGATACCGTCCAGCAGGGATACAGCGTTCGGACGCTTTTTAGAAAAATTTTGTGAACCTTATTTAGGATTTTTCCGCAAGTTTATTCCGCCGCTTGGAATGATTGATTTTTCGCCGATTATTGCTTTACTTGTGTTGACGTTTATTGAACAAGGCATTTATAACTTGCTCTATATGTTATTTTATTAA
- the ileS gene encoding isoleucine--tRNA ligase, which translates to MVEYKDTLLMPKTDFPMRGNLPVNEPKIQAKWEEMDINQLVLERTKGRPEFVLHDGPPYANGDIHIGHALNKIIKDMINRHRSMTGYHVPYIPGWDTHGLPIEHALTKKGVNRKEMSVAEFRKLCEEYAYEQIENQKAQFKRLGVRGDWKNPYVTLTPEFEARQIEVFGRMAEKGYIYKGLKPVYWSPSSESALAEAEIEYKDVKSPSIYVSFEIKDAKGVVPEEAKFIIWTTTPWTIPANLGISVNPEFTYAVVKVDGNLYIIAKELIENVSKEIGWEQVEIVQEVKGQQLEYIVAKHPFYDRDSLVMVGEHVTLDAGTGCVHTAPGHGEDDYIVGKKYGLDVLSPIDDRGCYTSEAPGFEGMFYDDANKVVTEKLKEVGALLKLGFITHSYPHDWRTKKPVIFRATPQWFCSIEPFRDQLLEAIENTTFTPNWGKIRLYNMIRDRGDWCISRQRAWGVPIPVFYAENGEEIITPETIAHVAKLFREHGSNIWFEKEAKELLPEGFTHPGSPNGKFTKEKDIMDVWFDSGSTHQGVLVERGMKYPADLYLEGSDQYRGWFNSSLITSVAINGFAPYKGILSHGFVLDGEGRKMSKSLGNVIAPEQVMKQYGADILRLWVASVDYTGDVRISMDLLKQISEVYRKIRNTLRYLHGNLFDFDPKKDRVPYENLREVDQYMYMRLQEVLKQVRAAYDRYDFSAVYHAINNFVSVELSAFYLDVAKDVVYIEAPTNPARRAMQTVMYDSLLTLLKILTPIIPHTTDELWSYLNEEEVSVQLTDFPEVDERENFKELKEKWGKVMDIRDEVLKALEEARNEKVIGKPLDAKVVVYADDENVLALLNDDKVDFKQITLVSQFVVAGSRKDAPENAIALENTSIVVEKADGGKCERCWSYSETVGQNETHSTLCARCAEIVINHYE; encoded by the coding sequence ATGGTAGAGTATAAAGATACGTTGTTAATGCCGAAGACCGATTTCCCGATGCGAGGAAATCTACCGGTAAACGAACCAAAAATTCAAGCAAAATGGGAAGAAATGGATATTAATCAACTTGTATTAGAGCGTACGAAAGGCCGTCCGGAATTCGTATTGCATGATGGTCCTCCATATGCAAACGGTGATATTCATATTGGACATGCGTTAAATAAAATCATTAAAGATATGATTAACCGCCACCGTTCTATGACAGGCTATCATGTGCCATATATTCCTGGTTGGGATACTCACGGACTACCAATCGAGCATGCCTTGACGAAAAAAGGCGTGAACCGTAAAGAAATGTCGGTTGCTGAATTCCGTAAACTCTGTGAAGAGTATGCCTACGAACAAATTGAAAACCAAAAAGCGCAATTTAAGCGTTTGGGAGTTCGCGGCGATTGGAAAAATCCTTATGTCACATTAACCCCTGAATTTGAAGCCCGTCAAATTGAAGTGTTTGGCCGCATGGCAGAGAAAGGATATATATACAAAGGACTAAAACCTGTTTATTGGTCTCCATCCTCTGAATCTGCGTTGGCAGAAGCAGAAATTGAATATAAAGATGTGAAGTCTCCTTCCATTTATGTAAGTTTTGAAATCAAAGATGCAAAAGGCGTTGTACCTGAAGAGGCCAAGTTCATTATCTGGACAACAACACCTTGGACAATTCCAGCCAACCTAGGAATTTCAGTCAACCCAGAATTTACGTATGCTGTTGTGAAAGTGGATGGCAACTTATATATCATTGCAAAAGAATTGATTGAAAATGTTTCAAAAGAAATTGGATGGGAACAAGTTGAAATTGTGCAAGAAGTAAAAGGACAACAATTGGAATATATTGTAGCCAAACATCCATTCTATGACCGCGATTCTTTAGTAATGGTTGGGGAACACGTTACGCTCGATGCCGGTACTGGATGCGTTCACACAGCGCCTGGCCACGGGGAAGACGACTATATCGTCGGTAAAAAATACGGTTTAGATGTATTAAGCCCAATTGATGACCGTGGTTGCTATACAAGTGAAGCGCCAGGATTTGAGGGCATGTTCTATGATGATGCCAACAAAGTCGTGACTGAAAAATTAAAAGAAGTGGGCGCCTTATTAAAATTAGGTTTCATCACCCACTCCTATCCACATGACTGGCGCACGAAAAAACCGGTGATTTTCCGTGCTACACCGCAATGGTTCTGTTCCATCGAGCCGTTCCGCGATCAATTATTGGAAGCGATTGAAAATACAACATTTACGCCAAACTGGGGTAAAATCCGCCTTTACAATATGATTCGCGACCGCGGCGACTGGTGTATTTCCCGTCAACGGGCTTGGGGTGTGCCAATTCCAGTATTCTATGCGGAAAACGGTGAAGAAATCATTACGCCAGAAACAATCGCCCATGTGGCAAAATTATTCCGTGAACATGGTTCAAACATTTGGTTCGAAAAAGAAGCGAAAGAATTATTGCCAGAAGGATTTACTCATCCGGGAAGTCCAAACGGCAAATTTACAAAAGAAAAAGATATTATGGACGTTTGGTTTGACTCCGGTTCCACTCACCAGGGCGTGCTTGTAGAACGCGGCATGAAATATCCTGCTGACCTTTATTTGGAAGGTTCTGACCAATATCGCGGATGGTTTAACTCATCTCTCATTACATCTGTTGCCATCAACGGTTTCGCACCTTATAAAGGCATCCTGTCTCACGGTTTCGTACTGGATGGGGAAGGCCGTAAAATGAGTAAATCTCTTGGAAACGTAATTGCCCCTGAACAAGTAATGAAACAATACGGTGCGGATATTCTTCGCTTGTGGGTGGCATCTGTAGACTATACTGGCGATGTACGGATTTCCATGGATTTGTTAAAACAAATTTCCGAAGTGTATCGTAAAATCCGCAACACGCTTCGCTATTTGCACGGTAACTTATTTGATTTTGATCCGAAAAAAGACCGCGTTCCTTACGAAAACTTACGCGAAGTGGATCAATATATGTACATGCGTTTGCAGGAAGTATTAAAACAAGTGCGTGCAGCTTATGACCGCTATGATTTCTCAGCTGTATATCATGCTATCAACAACTTTGTATCCGTTGAACTGTCTGCCTTCTATTTGGATGTGGCAAAAGACGTGGTTTATATTGAAGCACCAACAAATCCTGCTCGCCGTGCAATGCAAACAGTAATGTATGACAGCTTGTTGACATTGCTAAAAATCTTAACGCCAATTATTCCGCATACAACGGATGAATTATGGTCTTACTTAAACGAAGAAGAAGTATCTGTGCAATTAACAGACTTCCCAGAAGTGGATGAGCGCGAGAACTTCAAAGAGTTGAAAGAAAAATGGGGCAAAGTGATGGATATTCGCGATGAAGTATTGAAAGCTCTTGAAGAAGCGCGAAATGAAAAAGTTATAGGTAAACCATTGGATGCAAAAGTAGTTGTTTATGCAGATGACGAAAACGTATTAGCGCTATTGAACGATGACAAAGTTGATTTCAAACAAATTACCCTTGTTTCTCAATTTGTCGTTGCCGGCAGTCGAAAAGATGCACCAGAAAATGCTATTGCATTAGAGAATACATCTATCGTTGTAGAAAAAGCGGATGGAGGAAAATGTGAACGCTGCTGGTCTTATTCAGAAACGGTTGGCCAAAATGAAACACATTCTACATTGTGCGCCCGCTGTGCAGAAATTGTAATCAATCATTACGAATAA
- the lspA gene encoding signal peptidase II, giving the protein MFKYYILALIVIVMDQLTKWVVVSNMEIGERISVWDPWFGILSHRNRGAAWGMLQGQMWIFYLVTIVVVAAVIYYFQKEGKHKPFLGVSLMILLGGAIGNFIDRIFRGEVVDFIDVYIPIINYDFPIFNVADAALTISVIMLILAMLKEDQKEKKKVKS; this is encoded by the coding sequence GTGTTTAAATACTACATTTTAGCACTTATCGTTATAGTGATGGACCAGCTTACAAAATGGGTGGTTGTAAGCAATATGGAAATCGGAGAACGAATTTCTGTATGGGATCCTTGGTTCGGCATTTTAAGCCATCGGAACCGGGGAGCAGCATGGGGAATGCTTCAAGGACAAATGTGGATTTTCTATCTTGTTACCATCGTTGTCGTGGCGGCAGTGATTTATTATTTCCAAAAAGAAGGGAAACACAAGCCGTTTTTAGGGGTAAGTTTAATGATTTTGTTAGGCGGCGCCATTGGCAACTTTATTGACCGCATCTTTCGTGGAGAAGTGGTAGATTTTATTGATGTATACATTCCAATTATCAATTATGATTTTCCGATTTTTAATGTGGCCGATGCTGCATTGACGATTTCTGTCATCATGCTCATACTAGCAATGTTGAAGGAAGATCAAAAAGAAAAGAAAAAGGTGAAATCATGA
- a CDS encoding DivIVA domain-containing protein: MPLSPLDIHNKEFTRAFRGYAEDEVNEFLDQIIKDYELLLREKKELEDKVKQMTEQMEHYNTMEETLQKSIVVAQEAAEEVRRNAQQEAKLIIKEAEKNADRIVNEALTKARKITIEIDALKKQSKVFRNRFKMLVEAQLDLLNSDDWDHLMEYDIGLTEIQEQFRQEDEDDFLKNSTSEQEKY; this comes from the coding sequence ATGCCACTATCACCTCTTGATATACATAATAAAGAATTTACAAGGGCTTTCCGCGGCTATGCGGAAGACGAGGTTAATGAATTTTTGGACCAAATTATTAAAGACTATGAGCTGTTACTCCGAGAAAAAAAAGAGCTTGAAGATAAAGTAAAACAAATGACCGAACAAATGGAACACTACAATACGATGGAAGAAACGCTGCAAAAATCCATTGTCGTTGCGCAAGAAGCTGCGGAGGAAGTGCGCAGAAATGCCCAGCAAGAGGCCAAGTTAATCATTAAAGAAGCAGAAAAAAACGCGGATCGCATCGTGAACGAAGCATTGACAAAGGCTCGTAAAATTACGATTGAAATCGACGCTTTAAAAAAGCAATCCAAGGTGTTTCGCAATCGTTTCAAAATGTTGGTGGAAGCTCAATTAGACTTATTGAATTCCGACGACTGGGATCATTTAATGGAATATGATATTGGTTTAACAGAAATCCAAGAACAATTTAGACAAGAGGACGAAGATGATTTTCTAAAAAACAGTACAAGTGAGCAAGAAAAGTATTAA
- a CDS encoding RNA-binding protein — protein MNHILQHFHKDEHPFIERVLEWKKEVEDRYAPKLTAFLDPREQYIVQSIVGNQGELSVYSEGIFQEAERKKVYIAPSYFVPTMEDYDISILKLSFPSKFVQLKHPDVLGALLSLGIDRKHFGDIRMNEEMIQFACTKEIALYVKTNLQKVGRVNVRIDEVENINELIPPQEDWKEQQLTVSSMRLDAVMSSCFNISRQKSQNLIRGGKVKVNFTLSEKTDFELQEGDMISCRGFGRFKINAIEGRTKKEKIRLSICRIDRK, from the coding sequence ATGAACCATATTTTGCAGCATTTTCATAAAGATGAACATCCTTTTATAGAAAGAGTCCTTGAATGGAAAAAAGAAGTGGAGGATCGGTATGCGCCAAAATTGACCGCATTTTTAGATCCCCGAGAACAATATATTGTCCAATCTATCGTTGGGAATCAAGGCGAGCTTTCTGTATATAGCGAGGGGATTTTTCAGGAAGCGGAACGCAAAAAAGTTTATATTGCCCCATCTTATTTTGTTCCAACAATGGAAGACTACGATATCTCCATTTTAAAACTGTCATTTCCCTCTAAATTTGTTCAATTAAAACATCCGGATGTATTAGGAGCACTGCTGTCCCTCGGAATTGACCGCAAACATTTTGGCGATATTCGCATGAATGAAGAAATGATTCAGTTTGCTTGTACAAAAGAAATTGCTCTTTACGTCAAAACCAACTTGCAAAAAGTAGGGAGAGTAAATGTTCGGATTGATGAAGTAGAAAACATAAATGAGCTCATCCCTCCGCAAGAGGATTGGAAAGAGCAGCAGCTTACAGTTTCTTCGATGAGATTAGATGCAGTGATGTCGAGTTGTTTTAATATCTCAAGGCAAAAATCCCAAAATTTGATTCGTGGAGGTAAAGTAAAGGTCAACTTTACTCTTTCAGAAAAAACGGACTTTGAATTGCAAGAAGGGGATATGATTTCCTGCCGTGGATTTGGACGTTTCAAAATCAATGCCATTGAAGGACGAACAAAAAAGGAGAAAATTCGTTTAAGCATTTGTCGAATTGACAGAAAGTGA
- a CDS encoding cell division protein SepF, with protein sequence MGVFSKIKNFFYLEDEDDEIQPPIKEPAVLPQETVTRKTKKIVNSYGEEKTLNVINIQSANALKNTKVIIVEPRVYAEAQDISEHLKNKRAIIVNLQRIDREAGMRIIDFLSGTVYALGGDIQRIGDNIFLCTPDNVEVQGEISGYFYDDI encoded by the coding sequence ATGGGCGTGTTCAGCAAAATAAAAAATTTCTTTTACTTAGAAGATGAAGATGATGAAATTCAACCACCAATCAAAGAACCAGCTGTATTGCCGCAAGAGACTGTAACAAGAAAAACGAAAAAAATTGTGAATAGCTATGGCGAAGAAAAAACGCTGAATGTCATTAATATTCAATCTGCCAATGCTTTGAAAAACACGAAAGTAATCATTGTCGAGCCAAGGGTGTATGCTGAAGCGCAAGATATTTCGGAGCATTTAAAAAATAAACGGGCCATCATTGTCAATCTTCAGCGAATTGATCGAGAGGCGGGAATGCGAATTATTGATTTTTTGAGCGGAACCGTCTATGCTTTAGGTGGAGATATTCAGCGAATTGGCGATAATATCTTTTTATGCACACCAGATAACGTGGAAGTGCAAGGTGAAATTTCAGGATATTTTTACGACGATATTTAA